The Cohnella abietis genome has a segment encoding these proteins:
- a CDS encoding S-layer homology domain-containing protein: MRNHWGKNLICMLMAIVFFIPYGLVHGQTNQLEDIQGHWAEADIREWVEQGIVSGYPDQTFRPDKVVTRGEFVALVNRAFKYSEKGSIGFKDVKKTDWVHLEVQKAIKQGYINGFSDNTFRSNQQITRQETAVILSKILKLSQAVSASTIPFKDSNLIPDWSISSISQIVHSGIMDQYADGTFQPTRQMTRAEMVVSIKKALAAVMITYDKPGVYGEAAKKAVATNVTIQSRDVTLRNMHIFGDLVISKEVGEGNVYLDQVQVDGTTRVEGGGMESVHLINSKMGKLLVNRLENPVRIVAEGTTVIGDTQVLSSASLEEATGLTGEGFGDVTVLSNIQKLKQRDLILSGNFNKVNLMTDLKEIKVRSGAIKILAIQGKLTIASIVLDKGVKVDELDLQSKTTVSGEGQIGSVTLSKEAEDSVLPKSNSTTSIPFGGFPGGGFPGGGIPGGGSPEGSTPGGGGSSGGTSATVKGTLFYWGYDKPNKIPIYNQTIFLNNVNETSKSYTGVTNHSGAFSISNIDPGTYTANVYLGLTRYYSDEFTVKAGQTLTLPDLVIKEEAPQPSVEGPIYTDIGYTSGRVFYLKENYSVKVELSDGTVLHTPDSKFNTFFSFNLFDYNPDLILHGNDVLYVTLYADSGWTSGRIAVLVVERPQTKSPVVTKNVYDDTRTIRVQVTDWSNEIKITKLDGTVIGSNHNALGNTVEIYLPKSGQLDVGEKIKVYAQANGKRISEPTYVTVLAPVVQTLPPSVAEVVYDDDNYIAGTAEGEAIIVVKRSNGTVIGEGAANSEYGGGRFNLKLTSPLVVGEVLSITAKGYEKIVSGSTQVTVALRPTTATPTVVGDIYADYTSIQVDYPLPNILLYLKDMNGNVISQPYSSAGGTTYIHNLNLDPETQYQLTAKASGLKESQPFLFTTIVPTEPTPVPSVTAPVYADANYVLPGVTEPYAKVYFYYGDGTLIHSIRANDKGDFSFVMPSFPPLAPGETLLLRADAEGKVMSEALVLTTVMPVEKTSPPVVTDLVYGYTSGLEGKAARSALVSAYREDGTQISTGIYADKNSGNWKIGLVFTVLRGGDRIYVIADEAGKLPSDPVYITIQSAPKSNLPSISGNVSAETKNINGTYNGPRLVDQILTIIMLVNDNGNAIETSLVGTDGSFSINVSSIHLVAGQKLKIVAKEAKKEASDPLVITVN; this comes from the coding sequence ATGCGCAATCATTGGGGCAAAAATTTGATTTGTATGTTGATGGCCATAGTATTTTTCATTCCTTACGGACTCGTGCACGGTCAAACAAACCAGCTCGAAGATATTCAAGGGCACTGGGCTGAAGCGGATATTCGGGAGTGGGTCGAACAAGGCATCGTCTCAGGTTATCCTGATCAGACCTTTCGGCCTGATAAAGTGGTGACAAGAGGGGAATTCGTAGCACTTGTAAACAGAGCGTTCAAGTATTCAGAGAAAGGTTCAATAGGATTCAAGGATGTAAAAAAGACGGATTGGGTGCACCTAGAAGTACAAAAGGCGATTAAACAGGGCTATATCAATGGGTTTAGTGACAATACCTTTCGCTCTAATCAACAAATTACCCGTCAAGAAACAGCTGTAATTCTATCGAAAATTTTGAAATTGAGTCAAGCTGTTTCGGCATCGACTATTCCTTTCAAAGATTCGAATTTGATTCCTGACTGGAGCATCAGTTCAATCAGTCAAATCGTACATAGTGGAATCATGGATCAATATGCGGATGGAACTTTTCAACCAACGCGTCAAATGACTCGTGCCGAAATGGTGGTATCCATTAAGAAAGCATTGGCCGCAGTTATGATAACGTATGATAAACCGGGTGTATATGGAGAAGCTGCCAAGAAGGCGGTAGCAACTAATGTGACCATTCAATCCCGAGACGTTACACTCCGGAACATGCATATATTTGGTGATTTGGTTATAAGCAAGGAAGTGGGCGAGGGCAATGTTTATTTGGACCAGGTTCAAGTAGATGGCACTACTCGTGTTGAAGGCGGCGGCATGGAAAGTGTCCATTTAATAAATAGCAAGATGGGAAAGCTGCTGGTCAATCGACTAGAAAATCCGGTGCGTATCGTTGCGGAAGGAACGACCGTCATTGGGGATACTCAAGTACTTTCAAGTGCAAGCTTGGAAGAAGCGACCGGTTTAACGGGAGAAGGTTTTGGCGATGTTACGGTGCTCTCAAATATCCAGAAATTAAAGCAGAGAGATCTCATTCTCTCAGGAAATTTCAATAAGGTTAACTTGATGACGGACTTGAAAGAGATTAAGGTTCGTTCTGGAGCTATAAAAATTTTAGCCATTCAAGGCAAATTGACGATTGCAAGCATTGTTTTGGATAAAGGTGTAAAAGTTGATGAACTTGATTTGCAGAGCAAGACAACTGTCAGTGGAGAAGGACAAATCGGTTCAGTCACTCTGTCAAAAGAAGCGGAAGATTCCGTTCTTCCGAAAAGTAATTCCACTACATCAATCCCTTTTGGCGGCTTTCCCGGAGGCGGCTTTCCCGGAGGCGGTATCCCTGGAGGAGGCAGTCCTGAGGGCAGTACTCCTGGAGGGGGAGGATCCTCAGGCGGCACAAGCGCTACTGTAAAAGGAACGTTATTTTATTGGGGGTATGATAAACCCAACAAGATTCCGATCTATAATCAAACAATCTTTTTAAATAATGTAAATGAGACATCCAAATCCTATACGGGTGTTACAAATCACAGTGGCGCTTTTAGTATCTCTAATATTGATCCGGGCACTTATACAGCAAATGTTTATTTAGGATTAACAAGATATTATTCGGACGAATTCACGGTAAAAGCGGGGCAGACGTTAACACTGCCGGATTTAGTAATTAAGGAAGAGGCACCTCAGCCTTCTGTGGAAGGGCCGATTTATACCGATATCGGTTATACAAGCGGCCGTGTCTTTTATCTGAAAGAGAATTATTCGGTCAAAGTAGAGTTGAGCGATGGAACGGTGCTTCACACGCCTGACAGTAAGTTTAATACGTTCTTCAGCTTTAATCTGTTTGATTATAATCCTGATTTGATCTTGCACGGAAATGATGTTCTATATGTTACGTTATATGCTGATAGCGGATGGACAAGCGGGAGAATCGCAGTTCTGGTTGTGGAAAGGCCGCAGACCAAGTCGCCTGTCGTGACTAAAAACGTCTATGACGATACCAGGACTATTCGAGTCCAAGTTACGGATTGGTCTAACGAGATTAAGATTACCAAGCTGGATGGAACAGTGATCGGCTCAAATCATAATGCTCTTGGAAATACGGTAGAGATATATTTGCCTAAAAGTGGGCAATTAGACGTCGGCGAGAAAATTAAGGTATATGCGCAGGCAAACGGGAAGAGAATTAGCGAACCGACATATGTTACTGTGCTCGCGCCTGTCGTACAGACATTGCCTCCAAGTGTAGCCGAAGTTGTCTACGATGACGATAACTACATTGCTGGCACAGCCGAAGGAGAAGCCATCATCGTTGTGAAACGGTCAAACGGGACGGTGATCGGTGAAGGTGCAGCAAACTCGGAGTACGGTGGGGGTAGATTTAATCTAAAATTGACTTCGCCACTAGTTGTCGGAGAAGTGTTGTCGATTACGGCCAAAGGTTATGAGAAGATTGTAAGCGGGTCTACACAAGTGACGGTTGCATTAAGGCCAACGACAGCAACACCGACAGTAGTCGGGGATATTTATGCCGATTACACTTCGATCCAAGTTGATTATCCGCTTCCTAACATATTGTTATATCTGAAAGATATGAACGGAAACGTAATTAGTCAGCCTTACTCAAGTGCTGGCGGGACAACCTATATTCACAATTTGAATTTGGATCCCGAAACCCAATATCAACTGACAGCCAAGGCGTCGGGCTTGAAAGAAAGCCAGCCTTTCCTATTCACTACTATTGTTCCGACTGAACCAACGCCTGTTCCTTCCGTTACAGCGCCGGTATATGCGGATGCGAACTATGTACTACCCGGTGTTACGGAGCCATATGCTAAAGTTTACTTCTATTATGGAGACGGCACGCTCATTCATAGCATCAGAGCTAATGATAAAGGTGATTTTAGCTTTGTGATGCCATCATTCCCCCCATTGGCGCCTGGAGAAACGCTGCTGCTCAGAGCTGATGCGGAAGGTAAAGTAATGAGCGAAGCGCTCGTGCTCACGACTGTAATGCCAGTAGAGAAGACCAGTCCACCTGTTGTTACGGATCTGGTTTACGGCTATACAAGTGGATTAGAAGGTAAGGCGGCACGGAGTGCGTTAGTAAGCGCCTATCGTGAAGATGGCACGCAGATTAGTACGGGGATCTATGCTGACAAGAATTCAGGCAACTGGAAGATTGGTTTAGTGTTTACTGTTCTGCGAGGCGGGGATCGAATTTATGTGATTGCCGATGAGGCAGGAAAGCTGCCTAG
- a CDS encoding phosphoadenosine phosphosulfate reductase domain-containing protein — protein MSRKPVHIAMYSGGASSAYVAYHMVQTYGRENSILFFTNTLWEHEDNYRFMEEVADYLGMEITYRTDGRTPEQVFYDYRFMGNSRLAKCSEELKVRQTIIFLEELRTEHGLEPILYFGIGRHEQHRAENLKDFYDHVPLEPVETRFPLISTFREEVDVKQIIQEKWGIQLPVMYELGFSHANCGGRCVRGGFQHYAQLYRTWPNVYREQEEMEEQFRSHFDKDVSILKRNGGPYTLREYREVLEKEGLERYLNVQDDTVPCVCTV, from the coding sequence ATGTCACGGAAACCCGTACATATAGCCATGTACAGCGGAGGCGCTTCTTCTGCTTATGTGGCCTATCATATGGTACAGACCTATGGAAGAGAGAACAGTATTCTCTTCTTTACCAATACTCTGTGGGAGCATGAAGACAACTATCGATTCATGGAAGAAGTTGCAGACTATTTGGGCATGGAAATTACTTACCGTACGGATGGTAGAACACCTGAACAGGTTTTTTACGATTATAGATTTATGGGCAACTCGCGTCTGGCCAAATGTTCCGAAGAGTTGAAGGTGAGGCAGACTATCATTTTTCTCGAAGAATTGAGAACGGAGCATGGCTTGGAGCCTATACTCTACTTTGGTATCGGTCGCCATGAACAGCACCGGGCAGAAAATTTGAAAGATTTCTATGACCATGTGCCGCTTGAGCCGGTCGAAACAAGGTTTCCACTCATTTCAACATTTCGGGAAGAAGTTGATGTGAAGCAAATTATTCAGGAAAAGTGGGGAATACAGCTCCCCGTTATGTACGAATTGGGATTCTCTCACGCAAACTGCGGCGGCAGATGCGTGAGAGGGGGGTTTCAACATTATGCACAGCTTTACCGGACATGGCCGAACGTTTATCGGGAGCAAGAGGAGATGGAGGAGCAGTTTCGTAGTCATTTCGATAAAGATGTCTCCATCCTGAAGCGTAATGGCGGCCCATATACGCTTCGCGAGTATCGGGAAGTACTGGAGAAAGAGGGACTTGAGCGATACTTGAACGTTCAGGATGATACTGTTCCTTGTGTTTGTACTGTATAA